TTAGCCATGTCCTGTGGAATCGTTTTGTATGAATCCATTAGACAAAGAAACCAATGAAACTATATTTTTATATTTCAGGCCACGGTTTTGGACATATCAGTCGCTCAGGAAATATCATAAGGCGCCTACTAAAAGAGGATTTCATTGAAGAAATTCATTTGATCAGTCCGAGAATTTCATTTTTGGATTATACCCATCCAAAACTCATCACAAGAAATTTAAAACTGGATGTAGGAGTTTCGCAAAAAAACTCCCTCTCCATTGATTTACAGACCACAAAAGAAGAACTCATCGACTTCGAAAAAAAGAAATCAAAACTTCTAAAAGAAGAAACAGAATACTGCAAAAAACATAAAATAGGTTTGATCCTAACCGACAGTTCTTCGTTTCCCATTACCATTGCTTTGGAAACAGGAATCCCCAGTATGTTTATTGGGAATTTTACTTGGGATTTTATTTATCAAAATTACGCAAAAGATGATTCATATTTTGGAACTCTCAGCGAACAACTGCAGGTGGAATACGGATTTGCAACGGAAGCATTGGTGTTGCCGTTTTATTGTCCTATGCCCCCTTTCTTAGAGTCATCTAACATTGGCCTTGTGGGAAGAAAACCAACTCTCTCTAAATCGCAAAGCCGACAAAAGTTTGGATGGAAGGATGATACCACATACATCCTATTATCCTTCGGTGCTTACGGCCTAGAAGGAACCAAACTACAAACAGAAAATCTTCCAAGGTCCATCCAACTTGTTGCTTATGGGGTTCCTGGAATCCAAATAGAAGGAATTTTAGTTCCCGAAGTTTCCCATTATCCGGACTTAGTAGCGGCTGCAGATTTTGTGTGTACAAAACCGGGATACGGAATTTTAGCAGAATGTTATTATGCAAAAACCCCCATTCTTTATACAGACCGAGGAGATTTTAGCGAATACATCCATTTGGTAAATGCACTCGATTTATACTTTCGTTCCGCATATATTGACTTATCTCGAATAATTTCTTGTCAATTTGAAGAAGTGCTGACTCTAATTAATACGATCGACTCCATGACTCCAAAGTTAGAATTAAAAACTGACGGAGAAGAGGATGTTCTTTCACACTTATTAGAATACAATTAAATGCCCGGACCAGACTCTTATACCGATCGTATCCTCCAAGATTTAGAAGCTTCCGAAAATGGTTATTTCCAAATCGAAAATTCGGGAGGCAAAGCCGTATTAAAAATCTCCAAACCCGGTGCCAAAGGCAAAAAAGTCGATTACAAGGATGTACTCGCAAGGGTGCAACTTTTTGGTGTGGAAGGTTACAACCAGGAACAAATTAAAAAAGCAGTCGCACTTTCTGAGGGCAAACCAGTTGAAATTGGAACTTGGTCTAAGGGTGATCCTATCAGTTCCTATGCAGACATCACCATCTCCGAAGATCATATGGAAGCAAAAATGGTTCTCCATCCTCCCAAACATGGGGGCAATCTTCTCACCGAACATCAGTTACGCGGGCAAATTGCTTCCGTAGGAATTTCTGTGGGAATCATTGATATTGTCATTCAAAACCAAATCAAAGATCCGAACTTTTTTGTTCCTTATACCATTGCAAAAGGATACCCCCCCGTTCCAGGAAAAGATGGTGAAATCAAAATTTACTTTCGCTCCGATAACAAACCCCAACTGGAAGAAGATGAACATGGTCGTATCGATTATAAAAATATTGGAGTCATTCAATCCGTAAAACCGGGAGATCTGATTGCCGAAAGGATCCCACCTAAAAAGGGAGAATTTGGGAAAACAGTAAACGGAACCATCATCCCTTACCCAGAAGAAAAATCAGTGGAATGGAATCTCGGGCCCAATGTAGAACTCAAAGGGGAAAAACTATATGCTCAAATTGCAGGTAGACCTGTTTTATCTGCTTCCTTTGAAATCAAAGTAGATGAAGTGATCCAACTGGAAGCTGTCGATTACTCCACTGGCAATATTGATTTTCCAGGTACCATCATTGTAGAAGAAAAAATTGGAGATGGATTTTCTCTTACCACCAATGGAAGTATCATCATTCGTAATTCCGTTGGAAAAGCCTTTCTCAAAGCCAAAGGAGACATTGTTTTATCAGGTGGTTTTATGGGACGCGGGGAAGGTTATATAGAA
This region of Leptospira montravelensis genomic DNA includes:
- a CDS encoding glycosyl transferase, encoding MKLYFYISGHGFGHISRSGNIIRRLLKEDFIEEIHLISPRISFLDYTHPKLITRNLKLDVGVSQKNSLSIDLQTTKEELIDFEKKKSKLLKEETEYCKKHKIGLILTDSSSFPITIALETGIPSMFIGNFTWDFIYQNYAKDDSYFGTLSEQLQVEYGFATEALVLPFYCPMPPFLESSNIGLVGRKPTLSKSQSRQKFGWKDDTTYILLSFGAYGLEGTKLQTENLPRSIQLVAYGVPGIQIEGILVPEVSHYPDLVAAADFVCTKPGYGILAECYYAKTPILYTDRGDFSEYIHLVNALDLYFRSAYIDLSRIISCQFEEVLTLINTIDSMTPKLELKTDGEEDVLSHLLEYN
- a CDS encoding DUF342 domain-containing protein, which encodes MPGPDSYTDRILQDLEASENGYFQIENSGGKAVLKISKPGAKGKKVDYKDVLARVQLFGVEGYNQEQIKKAVALSEGKPVEIGTWSKGDPISSYADITISEDHMEAKMVLHPPKHGGNLLTEHQLRGQIASVGISVGIIDIVIQNQIKDPNFFVPYTIAKGYPPVPGKDGEIKIYFRSDNKPQLEEDEHGRIDYKNIGVIQSVKPGDLIAERIPPKKGEFGKTVNGTIIPYPEEKSVEWNLGPNVELKGEKLYAQIAGRPVLSASFEIKVDEVIQLEAVDYSTGNIDFPGTIIVEEKIGDGFSLTTNGSIIIRNSVGKAFLKAKGDIVLSGGFMGRGEGYIESDGNIYAKFVEQGKLTAQGSIFVEEAVMHSELSAKDFIRVLGGRGEVMGGTIIAGNSLTCAKLGAVVETKTKVAIGTPPELLDELNRMKKEITEKEITLHKVQLTLTKLVEKSQKKELNKEEKESIAKLREANEKFTKVLETETKQFETALGSYEPNPDAFVDVEREVFPGVDLSFGAGKTYRLGINSLVGKTHFYLGTDGSIQTERTVIRKED